Within the Candidatus Latescibacterota bacterium genome, the region TGCATCCTCGAATATCCCGGACGGATGACAAGGACGTTCGAACCAAGCGACTCAAGTCGCTCATTGATCCTCTCCTGAGTGATCTGCCCGAGGACGACCACGTAGAGGACGGCCGCGATTCCTACAGCGATCCCCGTCAGAGTCAATATTGACCTCAGAGGATTTGATCTCAGGCTATGAAAAGCTATTGCGATATTTACAAATATTGCCATCTGACGTTTGAATCCGTTCCTGTTCACTGATTCTTTTTGTTATCGTTCGACTTGTCCGCCCCGAAGCTGCGGCTTCTTCTTATTCTCTGTTCCAGTCGCAGGTTCTCTTCCTTCAGCCGTGACGTCATCGGGACACCGAGAATATCGCCTTCGCTGAGGCCTGAGATTATCTCTACATTCCTGTAATCATAGAGGCCTGTTTCCACTTCTTTTTCTATCCAGGAGTCTCCGTCCCAGAGGAGTACCATCATCCCTTTCTCTGCCGAGCCATCTCCCCTGACGGCCTGAAATGCCACAGAGGGAACGAGAAGAGCATCTTCCTTCCTTACAATAATTATCTGCACCGAAGCGTTCATCCCGGATTTGAGCCTTCCGTCATGATTCTCCACTTCGGTGATAATATCAAACAGGGTGACGTTCTGTTCTATCTTTGCCTCGGGAGATATCCTGGCGATAAGGCCATTAAAACTGAGCCCGGGGTAGGCTTCGGCCATGATCGCGGCAGTCTGACCGACTTCGATCTTACCGATATCGATCTCATCGATCCCCGCTTCGATATGGACTCTGCTCATGTCTGCTATGTCCGCAATCGCCGTTCCACCGCTTACATTACTGATCCCTGAAACGATTATCTGGCCTTCCTCCACATATTTCTGGAGAATCACACCATCTATCGGTGCCCGGACAGTAGCTTCGGCAAGCCGTTCGCTGGCACGGTCCAGAATAGTCTCTGCCTGTATCAGTTTTCCCCTGGCGATCGCCAGGCTTAGTTCGATCTGATCATTTTCCTCTTCGGAAATATAGTTCTGTTTAAAAAGTTTCTCTCTTCTGTTAAACGACCTTGTCGCCTGTTTCAGTTCGGCGCGGGCGATGTCCACATCAGCCTGGGCCTGATTTACTGCAGCCAGTTCGTCCTTCTGGTCGAGTCTGGCTATCAGGTCACCCTTTCGTACAAAATCACCCTCTTCTATCGGGAGTTCCATTATCATCCCGCTCGCCTTTGATTTCATCTCGACCCTGTCGATCGGTTTTACTTCTCCATTGGCGGAAACGCTGATCTGAAATATTCCTCTTTTTACGGGGATCTTTTTAAATTCAGGGCCACTTTCAGAATCATGCCCTCCATTACCACATCCCTGGATCATCACAAGGGACAGGAGAATGGCAACTACTGCTACTCCGGCCTGGCGCAGGCCGATATGGCGCCGGTTGGTCTTGAATAGATATTTCAAAGTCACTCACTTCAGAAAATACTGATAATTAAGGAGAGTACATTGGGAATATCTCTCCAGGACGAACGTCTGCATAATATAGCACAATATTCTCGAAAATCGCAAATTTCAACAAACAGGAGAATTACTCATTTTCGCCGGGCCGATCTCGATGACCGAAGCTGTGATTGACCACTGCAACCCCTTGTTCTATAATCTGAAGTTTGAATCGGAACAGTGAGTTTTAAAAAGGATCCCAATATGTACAAGCAGCTTGTCTCCCGCCTCTTCACCACTCATAAGTCGGATAACGAGATCTATCACGACCTTATGCAGTTCAAGGTGAGAGAGATCCTGCTTGTAGCAACGATCTACGACGCGTTTATCCTCGAACAGGAAGGGAAACTGACCGAACTGATATTCGGTGAATATCATCAGCTCAATCTTTCCACCGCGCCGAGGGTCACAGCCGTCGCCTTCGGTGAAGAAGCTCTCGATATGCTCGGTGAGCACAAGTTCGACATGATTATCCTTACAATGAGAATAGACGAGATGACCCCCTTCGAACTCGGTGACCGTATCAGGGAAAAGGACAATTCGATCCCGGTCCTTCTTCTTCTTAACGACGATAATGACCTTGCCCTGATATCCGGGAAGGAAAACAGGCTCAAATGTTTTGACAGGGTTTTCATCTGGAACGGTGATGCCAAAGTCCTTCTCGCCATGATCAAGTATATAGAGGACAAGATAAATGTGGTGAACGATACAAGGATAGGACTTGTAAGGGTGATCCTCCTCGTCGAGGACTCGATACATTATTTTTCGAGATACCTTCCCATACTTCACACTGAGATCATGAGACAGACCCAGAGGCTGATCGCCGACGAGAATCTCGTCGAAATGAAAAAGCTTCTCAGAATGCGCACCAGGCCGAAGGTCCTGATGGCTGAAAACTGGGAAGAGGCCGTGGAGATATTCGACAAATACAGAGATTATCTGCTCTGTGTCATCTCCGACGTGAAATTCACGAGAGAGGGAGTCCTGGATGAAAAAGCGGGTGTCAACCTGATCAGGCACTTCCAGTCCGAACTTGAGTTCCTGCCTGTCC harbors:
- a CDS encoding ABC transporter permease — encoded protein: MNRNGFKRQMAIFVNIAIAFHSLRSNPLRSILTLTGIAVGIAAVLYVVVLGQITQERINERLESLGSNVLVIRPGYSRMHGVRTGASVINLTWEDSRDIVTGSEMILSTVPIYS
- a CDS encoding efflux RND transporter periplasmic adaptor subunit, which gives rise to MKYLFKTNRRHIGLRQAGVAVVAILLSLVMIQGCGNGGHDSESGPEFKKIPVKRGIFQISVSANGEVKPIDRVEMKSKASGMIMELPIEEGDFVRKGDLIARLDQKDELAAVNQAQADVDIARAELKQATRSFNRREKLFKQNYISEEENDQIELSLAIARGKLIQAETILDRASERLAEATVRAPIDGVILQKYVEEGQIIVSGISNVSGGTAIADIADMSRVHIEAGIDEIDIGKIEVGQTAAIMAEAYPGLSFNGLIARISPEAKIEQNVTLFDIITEVENHDGRLKSGMNASVQIIIVRKEDALLVPSVAFQAVRGDGSAEKGMMVLLWDGDSWIEKEVETGLYDYRNVEIISGLSEGDILGVPMTSRLKEENLRLEQRIRRSRSFGADKSNDNKKNQ